GCCGACGGGCGGAATGACCCCCGACTGTGCTAGCAGATTGGTCAGCCCGATGGCCTTGAGCAGTACCGTCTTGCCGCCCGTGTTGGGTCCCGAGACGAGCAGGGTGCGCTCGCCCGGCTCGAGTGTCAGGTCGAAGGGCACCACGGGCTCGGGGCCGGCCAGCAGCAGCGGGTGATATCCCTGGACGACGCGGTACTCAGGCGAGCCTGCGGGCAGCAGCTCCGGGCGCCGGCCGTTGTACTCGAGGGCATAGCGCGCACGGGCGTAAAGCGAATCCAGCAGGACGAGCGCGGCAAGCGTGGCCTCGAGGGCTCCGTGGTGGGGGCGGAGCAACGCCGTCAGCTCACGCAGGATGCGCTGCACCTCCCGCGCTTCCGCCAGCTCGAGCTCCCGCAGCTTGTTCATGAGCTCGAGGGCGACGGGGGGCTCGATGAACAGCGTGTTCCCCGTGGCCGACTCGTCGTGCACGATGCCGCCCATGTCCGCCCGCCCCTCGCGCCGCACCGGGATGACGTAGCGCCCCTCGCGGATGCTGACCGAAGCGTCCGCCACGCGGATCCGCTCCGGCAGCCCGGCCATGAACTGCTCGAGCCGCTCGACAATGCGCAGGCGCGCGCTGCGCAGCTCCGCCCGCAGCCGAGCCAGTTGCGGCGACGCCCCGTCCCGCACCCCGCCGCTCTCGTCCACCGCGCGGCTGATCGACCGCTCCTCGGCCTCAAGC
This genomic stretch from Gemmatimonadota bacterium harbors:
- a CDS encoding endonuclease MutS2; this encodes MNRHALVVLELADALELVARHASGPLGAEAVRRLEPADALAWVEPELKRVDQMVAFLLQDAEWVVPPVPDLRGALRQLALDGSVLDGPALRDCALLLGSARAARRALLPRSADYPLLSEIAEKLIKLEAEERSISRAVDESGGVRDGASPQLARLRAELRSARLRIVERLEQFMAGLPERIRVADASVSIREGRYVIPVRREGRADMGGIVHDESATGNTLFIEPPVALELMNKLRELELAEAREVQRILRELTALLRPHHGALEATLAALVLLDSLYARARYALEYNGRRPELLPAGSPEYRVVQGYHPLLLAGPEPVVPFDLTLEPGERTLLVSGPNTGGKTVLLKAIGLTNLLAQSGVIPPVG